Proteins encoded by one window of Corallococcus exiguus:
- a CDS encoding AAA family ATPase, with protein MIASVRFEHYRCLLHVQLALEPLTVLVGPSAAGKTAVLEGLQHQLAYEPSDFWRRDESRPLSIEWTYAHGDRTRVEYPFSVMDTLPGQGHSTQQLSLSMEALRGAGSSAKATWLERKGGNLASVFAALPMSTREGISKELARRVPSLSEVDVARDLEDRSFRLRFRDRWSPDVWFGPDYVSDGVLWLLAFLVLPYQRPLPELLTLDEPERALHPGLVREVLELLRAMTRGESTGGQPVQVVLATHSPDLLEHVRPEEVRLLSREPADGSVRVNPVPATALHWRRECRELLDSL; from the coding sequence GTGATTGCCTCCGTCCGCTTCGAGCACTACCGGTGCCTGCTTCACGTCCAGCTCGCCTTGGAGCCATTGACCGTCCTGGTGGGACCCTCGGCGGCGGGGAAGACCGCCGTGCTGGAGGGGCTCCAACACCAGCTCGCGTACGAGCCCTCGGACTTCTGGCGGCGGGATGAGTCCCGCCCGCTCTCCATCGAATGGACGTACGCGCACGGCGACCGCACGCGCGTGGAGTATCCGTTCAGCGTGATGGACACGCTGCCCGGCCAGGGACACTCCACGCAGCAGCTGTCGCTGAGCATGGAGGCGCTGCGCGGAGCTGGCTCGTCCGCGAAGGCGACATGGCTGGAGCGCAAGGGCGGCAACCTCGCGAGCGTCTTCGCGGCGCTGCCCATGTCCACGCGGGAAGGCATCTCCAAGGAGCTGGCCCGGCGGGTGCCGTCGCTGTCGGAGGTGGACGTGGCGCGCGACCTGGAGGACCGCTCCTTCCGGCTGCGCTTCCGCGACCGCTGGAGTCCGGACGTCTGGTTCGGCCCCGACTACGTGTCGGACGGAGTGCTGTGGCTGCTCGCGTTCCTGGTGCTGCCCTATCAGCGCCCGTTGCCGGAGCTGCTCACGCTGGACGAGCCGGAGCGCGCCCTGCACCCGGGCCTGGTGCGCGAAGTCTTGGAGCTGCTGCGAGCCATGACGCGAGGCGAGTCCACGGGAGGCCAGCCGGTGCAGGTGGTGCTGGCCACGCACTCGCCGGACCTGCTGGAGCACGTGCGTCCGGAAGAGGTGCGCCTCCTGTCGAGAGAGCCTGCGGACGGCTCCGTGCGAGTGAACCCCGTGCCCGCCACCGCGCTCCACTGGCGGCGCGAGTGCCGGGAGCTGCTGGACTCGCTGTAG
- a CDS encoding SMI1/KNR4 family protein, which produces MTELLEEVSRHHFPNPPATPAQIEAFEARMGWRLDPDMRAFYLHCDGAKLFDRIDPDFHFLPLAMIRRARTVMLQDDSDKSGPASWYVACALQDSNYVIVDVGQQSGGRYPIIDGYREAFPDPYYCTQIASSFSEFLAGALHSERRWFWLREEA; this is translated from the coding sequence ATGACCGAACTGCTGGAGGAGGTGTCACGGCACCACTTCCCCAATCCACCCGCGACGCCCGCCCAGATCGAGGCGTTCGAAGCCCGGATGGGATGGCGGCTGGACCCGGACATGCGCGCGTTCTACCTGCACTGCGACGGCGCCAAGCTGTTCGACCGCATCGACCCGGATTTCCACTTCCTCCCGCTGGCGATGATTCGCCGCGCACGGACGGTCATGCTCCAGGACGACAGCGACAAGTCCGGGCCCGCGTCCTGGTACGTGGCGTGCGCACTCCAAGACAGCAACTACGTCATCGTGGACGTGGGCCAGCAGTCCGGAGGGCGCTATCCCATCATCGACGGCTACCGGGAGGCGTTCCCCGACCCGTACTACTGCACACAGATCGCCAGCTCCTTCTCGGAGTTCCTTGCCGGCGCTCTCCACTCCGAAAGACGTTGGTTCTGGCTTCGAGAAGAGGCGTAA
- a CDS encoding cytochrome C oxidase subunit IV family protein, with protein sequence MTEDAVEKPGRQLSVAGVLVVGGVLLALTALTYGLHKLPHGAWSLPVALLIAGAKGLLIALFYMHLREQRTSNGLVLLTSVVFVAVLLAVCVLETRTRFRPTIPPGPFPVEALPGAMEDPRSARPPEPAGPREP encoded by the coding sequence GTGACCGAGGACGCGGTGGAGAAGCCGGGGCGTCAGCTGAGCGTGGCCGGCGTGCTGGTCGTGGGCGGGGTGCTGCTCGCGTTGACGGCGCTGACGTACGGGCTGCACAAGTTGCCGCACGGAGCGTGGTCGCTGCCGGTGGCGCTGCTCATCGCGGGGGCGAAGGGGCTGCTGATTGCCCTGTTCTACATGCACCTGCGAGAGCAGCGTACGAGCAACGGGCTGGTGCTGCTCACGTCCGTGGTGTTCGTGGCGGTGCTGCTGGCGGTGTGCGTGCTGGAGACGCGCACGCGCTTCCGTCCCACGATTCCCCCAGGTCCGTTCCCGGTGGAGGCCCTGCCAGGAGCGATGGAGGACCCGAGGAGCGCGAGGCCTCCGGAGCCCGCGGGTCCCCGGGAGCCGTGA
- a CDS encoding cytochrome c oxidase subunit 3 family protein, with protein sequence MPPEAVTEHWGSEGARRQAAYLGMWVFIATEVLLFAGLFTAYGVYRSVYPEVFRAAQLTMDVGLGTLNTFLLVTSSIVVALAVHAVREDRPGLGGALLLAAALLGVVFLGVKGVEYAHHVREGGLPGDAYRFTEVPRVGASLFFTLYYLLTGFHALHVTVGVSVLTVLGVRSASGTFGSAYATPVELGGMYWHLVDVIWLFVYPILYLS encoded by the coding sequence ATGCCGCCTGAGGCCGTGACGGAGCACTGGGGCTCCGAGGGTGCGCGCCGGCAGGCGGCGTACCTGGGCATGTGGGTCTTCATCGCGACGGAGGTGTTGCTGTTCGCAGGGTTGTTCACGGCCTATGGCGTGTATCGCTCGGTGTATCCGGAGGTGTTCCGAGCGGCGCAGCTCACGATGGACGTGGGGTTGGGCACGCTGAACACGTTCCTGCTGGTGACGAGCAGCATCGTGGTGGCGCTCGCGGTGCACGCGGTGCGGGAGGACAGGCCGGGGCTGGGCGGCGCGTTGCTGCTGGCGGCGGCGCTCCTGGGCGTCGTGTTCCTGGGGGTGAAGGGCGTGGAGTACGCGCATCACGTGAGGGAGGGCGGGTTGCCGGGGGATGCGTACCGGTTCACGGAGGTGCCGCGCGTGGGCGCGAGCCTCTTCTTCACGCTGTACTACCTGCTGACGGGCTTCCACGCGCTGCACGTGACCGTGGGCGTGAGCGTGCTGACGGTGCTGGGCGTGCGGTCCGCGTCGGGGACGTTCGGCTCGGCGTACGCGACGCCGGTGGAGCTGGGCGGCATGTACTGGCACCTGGTGGATGTCATCTGGTTGTTCGTCTATCCCATCCTGTACCTGTCATGA
- a CDS encoding cbb3-type cytochrome c oxidase subunit I, translated as MSPPAAESYLTDGRTVWSWLTTHDHKRIGVMFLGLTLFFFFVGGLFALALRIELLTPGRTIMGHLAYNRMFTLHGVTMVWLFMIPAIPSAFGNFLVPLMIGARDVAFPRLNLASVYLYVLGASIALWGMFEGGADTGWTFYTPYSTTTGTAVLPVLVGVFIIGFSTILTGLNFIATVHTLRAPGLTWMKLPLFVWAIYGTSIIQVLATPVLGMVLLLVALERVVGAGIFDPARGGDPLLFQHLFWFYSHPAVYIMVLPSMGVISEAVCAFSRKNAFSYRMIVYSTLGIAFVGFFTWGHHMFASGQSTFGSGAFGAMSMLVAIFTAIKIFSWLGTLYRGSIAIESPLIYTLGFMFFLFFGGMIGVAYATTSLNLHWHDTYSVVAHFHFIMVGATVMAFLAALHYWFPKMSGRCFPAKLANGAAVLIIFGFIATFVPQFLLGNLGMPRRYADYPPHFQSLHVASTAGASLLAFGFLAIAGYLAWSLRHGAVAGANPWGSDGFEWRSASPPPTHNFSTPPEYPTGPHEYASEEVQHAA; from the coding sequence ATGTCCCCACCGGCCGCTGAGTCCTACCTGACGGACGGACGCACCGTGTGGTCGTGGCTCACGACGCACGACCACAAGCGCATCGGGGTGATGTTCCTGGGGCTGACGCTCTTCTTCTTCTTCGTGGGCGGCCTGTTCGCGCTGGCGCTGCGCATCGAGCTGCTTACTCCCGGCCGCACCATCATGGGGCACCTGGCGTACAACCGGATGTTCACGCTCCACGGCGTCACCATGGTGTGGCTGTTCATGATTCCGGCCATCCCGTCCGCCTTCGGCAACTTCCTGGTGCCGCTGATGATTGGCGCCAGGGACGTGGCCTTTCCCCGGCTCAACCTGGCGTCCGTGTACCTCTACGTGCTGGGAGCCAGCATCGCGCTGTGGGGCATGTTCGAGGGCGGCGCGGACACGGGCTGGACCTTCTACACGCCCTACAGCACGACCACGGGCACGGCGGTGCTGCCGGTGCTGGTGGGCGTGTTCATCATCGGGTTCTCCACCATCCTCACCGGGCTCAACTTCATCGCCACGGTGCACACGCTGCGCGCGCCGGGCCTGACGTGGATGAAGCTGCCGCTGTTCGTCTGGGCCATCTACGGCACGTCCATCATCCAGGTGCTGGCGACGCCGGTGCTGGGCATGGTGCTGCTGCTGGTGGCGCTGGAGCGGGTGGTGGGCGCGGGCATCTTCGACCCCGCGCGAGGAGGCGACCCACTCCTCTTCCAGCACCTGTTCTGGTTCTACAGCCACCCGGCCGTCTACATCATGGTGCTGCCGTCGATGGGCGTCATCAGCGAGGCGGTGTGTGCCTTCAGCCGCAAGAACGCCTTCAGCTACCGGATGATTGTGTATTCCACGCTGGGCATCGCGTTCGTGGGGTTCTTCACCTGGGGCCATCACATGTTCGCGTCCGGCCAGTCCACGTTCGGGTCCGGCGCGTTCGGCGCGATGTCGATGCTGGTGGCCATCTTCACGGCGATAAAAATCTTCTCCTGGCTGGGCACGCTCTACCGGGGCTCCATCGCCATCGAGTCGCCGCTCATCTACACGCTGGGGTTCATGTTCTTCCTCTTCTTCGGAGGAATGATTGGCGTGGCGTACGCGACCACGTCGTTGAACCTGCACTGGCACGACACGTACTCGGTGGTGGCGCACTTCCACTTCATCATGGTGGGGGCCACGGTGATGGCGTTCCTGGCGGCGCTGCACTACTGGTTCCCGAAGATGTCCGGGCGCTGCTTCCCCGCGAAGCTGGCCAACGGCGCGGCGGTGTTGATCATCTTCGGCTTCATCGCCACGTTCGTGCCGCAGTTCCTGCTGGGGAACCTGGGGATGCCTCGGAGGTACGCGGACTATCCGCCGCACTTCCAGTCACTGCACGTGGCGTCCACGGCGGGCGCATCACTGCTGGCGTTCGGGTTCCTGGCCATCGCGGGGTATCTGGCGTGGAGCCTGCGGCATGGCGCGGTCGCGGGAGCCAACCCCTGGGGCAGCGACGGCTTCGAGTGGCGGTCCGCGTCCCCGCCCCCCACGCACAACTTCTCCACACCGCCCGAGTACCCCACCGGTCCGCACGAGTACGCGAGCGAGGAGGTGCAGCATGCCGCCTGA
- the coxB gene encoding cytochrome c oxidase subunit II, translating to MNELLRRLFFLPEQGSTFAVKVDHLHYILLLTTMAVGMGIGAVGLFFLVRYRRRTASDPTPRVVAPTWLEALFIGVPLSLFLLWFVLGFRQFVWVMSPPQDALDVYVTGKQWMWKFTYPGGPSAIDTLVVPAGRPVRLLLTSRDVIHSFYVPDFRMKRDAIPGRYTDLWFEAPKPGRHQVLCAEYCGLDHSQMRGEVVVLPPADFEAWRDAQRRNLPVAALPGANTAEPMAVRGERIAAAQGCLQCHTVTGAPHIGPTWLGLYGRQEPLEGGGAVLADEAYLTESMMDPLAKVVAGYAPVMPGYHSRLSAEDTGALVEFIKSLRPLRPGVTAAEEPVYVPTGR from the coding sequence ATGAACGAGCTGCTGCGCCGCCTCTTCTTCCTCCCGGAGCAGGGCTCCACCTTCGCCGTGAAGGTGGACCATCTGCACTACATCCTGCTGCTCACCACGATGGCGGTGGGGATGGGCATTGGCGCCGTCGGCCTCTTCTTCCTCGTGCGCTACCGCCGGCGAACGGCGTCGGACCCCACGCCTCGAGTGGTGGCGCCCACGTGGCTGGAGGCGCTGTTCATCGGCGTGCCGCTGTCGCTGTTCCTGCTCTGGTTCGTCCTGGGCTTCAGACAGTTCGTCTGGGTGATGAGCCCGCCCCAGGACGCGCTGGACGTGTACGTCACCGGCAAGCAGTGGATGTGGAAGTTCACCTATCCCGGAGGCCCCAGCGCCATCGACACGCTGGTTGTGCCCGCGGGCCGGCCCGTGCGTCTGCTGCTCACCTCGCGGGACGTCATCCATTCCTTCTACGTGCCGGACTTCCGCATGAAGCGGGACGCGATACCCGGCCGCTACACCGACCTCTGGTTCGAAGCCCCGAAGCCCGGCCGCCATCAGGTGCTGTGCGCGGAGTACTGCGGGCTGGACCATTCGCAGATGCGCGGCGAGGTGGTGGTGCTGCCACCCGCGGACTTCGAAGCCTGGCGAGACGCGCAGCGCCGCAACCTCCCCGTGGCCGCGCTGCCCGGCGCCAACACCGCCGAGCCCATGGCCGTCCGAGGCGAGCGCATCGCCGCCGCGCAGGGCTGCCTGCAATGCCACACGGTGACGGGCGCGCCGCACATCGGCCCCACGTGGCTGGGGCTGTACGGCAGGCAGGAGCCGCTGGAGGGCGGCGGCGCGGTGCTCGCGGACGAGGCATACCTCACCGAGTCCATGATGGATCCGCTGGCGAAGGTGGTGGCTGGCTACGCGCCCGTGATGCCGGGCTACCACAGCCGGTTGAGCGCGGAGGACACCGGCGCGCTCGTGGAGTTCATCAAGTCCCTGCGTCCCCTGCGCCCGGGAGTCACCGCGGCCGAGGAGCCTGTCTATGTCCCCACCGGCCGCTGA
- a CDS encoding c-type cytochrome: MKRWTLLALLGGMAACDDTDPMASQPRAEAFGASEFFDDGRAMRPLVPGTVAQEWRTRGDTQGLTAEGTWLQAVPVPLTRQLLEEGRTAYETWCAVCHGLTGDGDAIVARKMPQRRPPGLFVPHDHASQVVYGVVEGEAPYTGTQAVTARVGPEAFPLPQRVDGWGAVRDTADAGRPGVPDAGRVKVSDADAARARQVALVGPRGLAMEGRLNEPSTTGDLPHPPGFYFAVISQGFGVMPAYGPQLTPHERWAVVAYLRALGRSQRASLTVAPPEVQARLRQEVGAP, from the coding sequence ATGAAGCGCTGGACGCTCCTGGCGCTGCTGGGCGGGATGGCCGCGTGCGACGACACGGATCCGATGGCGTCACAGCCGCGAGCAGAGGCGTTCGGGGCAAGCGAGTTCTTCGACGACGGCCGGGCCATGCGCCCCCTGGTGCCGGGAACGGTGGCGCAGGAGTGGCGCACGCGTGGGGACACGCAGGGACTCACGGCGGAAGGGACCTGGCTTCAGGCCGTGCCGGTGCCGTTGACCCGGCAGCTGCTGGAGGAGGGGCGCACGGCCTATGAGACCTGGTGCGCGGTGTGCCACGGGCTGACGGGAGACGGGGACGCCATCGTGGCCCGGAAGATGCCGCAGCGCCGGCCGCCCGGGCTGTTCGTGCCGCACGACCACGCGAGCCAGGTGGTCTACGGCGTCGTGGAGGGGGAAGCCCCGTACACGGGAACGCAGGCCGTGACCGCGAGGGTGGGGCCGGAAGCGTTCCCGCTGCCCCAGAGGGTGGACGGGTGGGGCGCCGTGAGGGACACGGCCGATGCGGGGCGGCCCGGTGTTCCGGACGCGGGACGCGTGAAGGTGAGTGACGCGGACGCGGCGCGGGCCCGGCAGGTGGCGCTCGTGGGGCCACGAGGCCTCGCGATGGAAGGACGGCTCAACGAGCCCTCCACGACGGGAGACCTGCCGCACCCGCCGGGCTTCTACTTCGCGGTCATCTCCCAGGGCTTCGGCGTGATGCCCGCGTACGGACCGCAGCTCACGCCCCATGAACGCTGGGCCGTGGTCGCGTACCTGCGAGCCCTGGGACGCAGTCAGCGTGCATCGCTCACCGTCGCACCGCCCGAAGTGCAGGCGCGGCTGCGCCAGGAGGTCGGAGCACCATGA
- a CDS encoding DUF3341 domain-containing protein, protein MSRQWVLGEFSSSEALVVALKDLRARGFEQLDAHTPFPVEETFEALGLKRSWLPLLTLGAGLGGAAFAYVTQWFTNAVDYPLNVGGRPLHSVPTNLPIAFELAVLSAALTVFGALMLLFGFPHVTHPVFDVESFRSASVDSFWASVAVDSEDAPKVEAALHELGARQVSVVAEGAR, encoded by the coding sequence ATGAGCCGCCAATGGGTGCTGGGAGAGTTCTCGTCCAGCGAAGCCCTGGTGGTCGCGCTGAAGGACCTGCGCGCGAGGGGCTTCGAGCAGCTGGACGCGCACACGCCGTTCCCGGTGGAGGAGACGTTCGAGGCGCTGGGGCTGAAGCGCTCGTGGTTGCCGTTGCTGACCTTGGGGGCGGGGTTGGGAGGGGCGGCGTTCGCGTACGTCACGCAGTGGTTCACGAACGCGGTGGACTATCCGCTGAACGTGGGAGGCCGGCCGCTGCACAGCGTGCCCACGAACCTGCCCATCGCGTTCGAGCTGGCGGTGCTGAGCGCGGCGCTGACGGTGTTCGGCGCGCTGATGTTGCTCTTCGGCTTCCCGCACGTGACGCACCCGGTGTTCGACGTGGAGTCCTTCCGCAGCGCGTCCGTGGACAGCTTCTGGGCGAGCGTGGCGGTGGACAGCGAGGACGCGCCGAAGGTGGAGGCGGCGCTACACGAGCTGGGAGCGCGGCAGGTGTCGGTGGTGGCGGAGGGAGCGCGATGA
- the nrfD gene encoding NrfD/PsrC family molybdoenzyme membrane anchor subunit yields the protein MSTADPQVPAPGDPLTEHPILEGRHSDRAYSESLLAFVHRPAGRTWWALMGLGLAGTAVLAVAVGVTLFVGVGTWGNNIPVAWAFGITNFVWWIGIGHAGTLISAILLLFQEKWRGSINRFAEAMTLFAVTCAGLFPLLHLGRPWKFYWLVPYPSSLRAWPQFRSPLTWDIAAVGTYLTVSLLFWFVGLIPDLATARDTAKTPRARFWYGLASLGWRGSARHWRQWRTGYLLLAGLATPLVVSVHTIVSFDFAVSQLPGWHTTVFPPYFVAGAVFSGFALVLTLLIPARKALGIEHVVTPLHLDNMAKVLMATGWMVAYGYIQEHFFAWFSGNPFEMHATEAEFFGPYAPLFWMQIFCNVLVPQLFWFSRLRTNVVVLWVAALLINVGMWTERFLIVVASLSMDFLPSSWAAYRPTWVDWSLLGGTVAFFGTAFLLFLKFVPAVSVSEMKELQREVDASLQFRREQGTRPGGAP from the coding sequence ATGAGCACGGCCGACCCGCAGGTGCCCGCGCCCGGAGACCCGCTCACCGAGCACCCCATCCTGGAGGGGCGCCACTCCGACCGCGCCTACAGCGAGTCGTTGCTGGCCTTCGTGCACCGCCCCGCGGGCCGGACCTGGTGGGCGCTGATGGGGCTGGGGCTGGCCGGGACCGCGGTGCTGGCGGTGGCGGTGGGCGTCACGCTCTTCGTGGGCGTGGGGACGTGGGGCAACAACATCCCGGTGGCGTGGGCGTTCGGCATCACGAACTTCGTGTGGTGGATTGGTATCGGCCACGCGGGGACGTTGATCAGCGCCATCCTGCTGTTGTTCCAGGAGAAGTGGCGAGGGTCCATCAACCGCTTCGCGGAGGCGATGACGCTCTTCGCGGTGACGTGCGCGGGGCTCTTCCCTCTGCTGCACCTGGGACGACCGTGGAAGTTCTACTGGCTGGTGCCCTATCCGAGCAGTCTGCGCGCGTGGCCGCAGTTCCGCTCGCCGCTGACGTGGGACATCGCGGCGGTGGGCACGTACCTCACGGTGTCGCTGCTGTTCTGGTTCGTGGGGCTGATTCCAGACCTGGCCACGGCGCGCGACACGGCGAAGACGCCCCGCGCGCGCTTCTGGTACGGCCTGGCGAGCCTGGGGTGGAGGGGCTCGGCGAGGCACTGGCGGCAGTGGCGCACTGGCTACCTGCTGCTAGCGGGGCTGGCCACGCCGCTGGTGGTGAGCGTGCACACCATCGTGTCCTTCGACTTCGCGGTGTCGCAGCTGCCGGGCTGGCATACGACGGTGTTCCCGCCGTACTTCGTCGCGGGAGCGGTGTTCAGCGGCTTCGCGCTGGTGCTCACGCTGCTCATCCCGGCCCGCAAGGCGCTGGGCATCGAGCACGTGGTGACGCCGCTGCACCTGGACAACATGGCGAAGGTGCTGATGGCCACGGGGTGGATGGTGGCCTACGGCTACATCCAGGAGCACTTCTTCGCCTGGTTCAGCGGCAACCCGTTCGAGATGCACGCCACGGAGGCGGAGTTCTTCGGGCCGTACGCGCCGCTCTTCTGGATGCAGATCTTCTGCAACGTGTTGGTGCCGCAGCTGTTCTGGTTTTCCCGGCTGCGCACGAACGTGGTGGTGCTGTGGGTGGCGGCGCTGCTCATCAACGTGGGGATGTGGACGGAGCGCTTCCTCATCGTGGTGGCGTCGTTGAGCATGGATTTCCTGCCGTCGTCCTGGGCGGCGTACCGGCCCACGTGGGTGGACTGGAGCCTGCTGGGCGGCACGGTGGCGTTCTTCGGCACGGCGTTCCTGCTGTTCCTGAAGTTCGTGCCGGCCGTGTCGGTGAGCGAGATGAAGGAGCTCCAGCGCGAGGTGGACGCGTCGCTTCAATTCCGGCGTGAGCAGGGCACTCGGCCAGGCGGTGCGCCATGA